Proteins from a genomic interval of Dunckerocampus dactyliophorus isolate RoL2022-P2 chromosome 5, RoL_Ddac_1.1, whole genome shotgun sequence:
- the LOC129181482 gene encoding unconventional myosin-Va-like isoform X2, translating into MAGTELYTKHALVWLPDAVEVWKSAKLVKDYSPGDQTLFLQLEDGTEVQYQIDLRTNNLPPLRNPSILVGENDLTALSYLNEPAVLHNIKVRFIDSKLIYTYCGIVLVAVNPYESLPIYEADIIHAYSGQNMADMDPHIFAVAEEAYKQMARDQQNQSIIVSGESGAGKTVSAKYAMRYFATVSGSSGEADIEERVLASNPIMEALGNAKTTRNDNSSRFGKYIEIGFDKKYRITGAHMRTYLLEKSRVVFQAYGERNYHIFYQLCASSHLPEFQNFKLGGADDFHCTNQGQNPVIDGIDDTKEMCNTRRALTLLGIRERHQMEMYQILAAILHLSNVEVKNHSEDRSSISPDNAHLVVFCELMGVPCEEMAHWLCHRKLKATTETYIKCVSKTNAINGRDALAKHIYARLFSWIVGCINNVLKTGVKQHSFIGVLDIYGFETFDINSFEQFCINYANEKLQQQFNLHVFKLEQEEYMKEQIPWTLIDFYDNQPCINLIEANLGILDLLDEECKMPRGSDGTWSQKMYSTLLKQNNHFDKPRLSNIAFIIHHFADKVEYQSDGFLEKNKDTVNEEQIQVLQNSKFDFLLKLFEGNEKTSSTKRSTPSTSQRCNKKTVGMQFRQSLHLLMDTLNATTPHYVRCIKPNDHKEPFSLDPLRAVQQLRACGILETIRISAAGFPSRWTYQEFFSRYRVLMKQKDVLPDRKETCRNVLKKLIQDQNLYKFGKNKIFFRAGQVAYLEKLRSEQLRRACVCIQKTIRCWLARKKYLRMKQSAITIQRHVRGHQARCYLHFLRRTRAAVVIQRNVRMWSARRSYQKLRSASVVIQCCFRMYAARKLYCKLLYEQKVLVIQRWTKGWLARKHYHRTRADIILLQSCVRRMMAKKELKKLKVEARSVAHFKKLNVGMENKIMQLQHKIDEQHKEVRELSERLNAAAKTQEMERERHCKEMENLHRSEQKARAEAETLPSLLERLSFLQQELENTLRQKEVLEDQRKIDQEQTQLVVRELNRKNSLLSNEKEDLNKVILEQTQQLTDIKGQMENTEKLEKELIEERSRYQSLLNEHLHLEELHKDLAEELEVRNSSRKEGRSQRSQKPESNSSNSSECSPILDLTNGQTSAVDKEAETPSAVDLPLLLKLQRRVRELEKQKQLLQWQLDEKEAQEENANDVEEERTVGTALLDLETLKRQELETENKRLKQDLSELRKSLTNENSELMPPAVGSTPYGILLEQLTSSNEELEMRKEEVLLLQSHIVRQDAMKYRDSAIGECVKLELGDLHSFQNLDRSTDIHTLNEDGELWLAYEGLKETNRVLEYQMQNLKKQHSERYEKLQDEVNTLKEEKEQQQKLLAQTLVLPEDARIEAGLKLEITRLTSENLELMVRQDKQDKTISSLKKELQLYMKEVEAFKVHQKNTDLMINTPAKAVSIPRKEKEYQGMLEYKEGDESRLVKNLVLDMRVHGVAVSFLPGLPAYIIFMCLRYADSVNEDHRVSTLLNSVLCSIKAVIKKRGSDFVTSSFWLANTCRLIHCLKQYSGDETFKTHNTAKQNEHCLTNFELTEYQNVFADLAVQIYRQLIRSMEDILQPLIVSSMLEHESIQGVLGSKPTGLRKRSSSSPEEEAVTVEVLLQQLGQWHTTMCQHGLDSDLIKQVVRQQFYVICAISLNHLLLRKDMCSWSKGLQIRYNVWQLEEWLVERELSDYGAKESLEPLVQAAQLLQVKKKTEADAEAICSMCTGLTTAQIVKVLTLYTPVIEFEERVTTTFITTIKNILKDRGESSTLMMDAKKIFSVTLSFSPSSVALETIQIPTTLNLDFLHRI; encoded by the exons gAGGTGCAGTACCAAATAGACCTCCGAACAAACAACCTCCCACCGCTAAGAAACCCCAGCATCCTGGTGGGGGAAAACGACCTCACAGCTCTCAGCTATCTCAATGAACCGGCAGTCTTACACAACATCAAAGTGCGCTTCATCGACTCCAAGTTGATTTACACGTACTGTG GCATTGTTCTTGTCGCCGTCAATCCTTATGAAAGCCTGCCTATCTATGAGGCTGACATCATCCATGCCTATAGTGGGCAGAACATGGCCGACATGGACCCCCATATATTTGCAGTGGCTGAGGAAGCATACAAGCAGATGGCCAG AGATCAACAGAACCAGTCTATCATTGTGAGCGGTGAGTCGGGAGCTGGCAAAACTGTCTCGGCTAAGTATGCCATGCGTTACTTTGCTACAGTCAGCGGCTCCTCTGGTGAGGCTGATATTGAGGAGAGAGTCTTGGCCTCCAATCCTATCATGGAG GCTCTTGGGAATGCCAAAACAACCAGGAATGACAACAGCAGTCGCTTTGGGAAGTACATCGAAATCGGGTTTGATAAAAAATATCGCATAACTGGGGCTCACATGAGGACCTATTTATTAGAAAAATCAAGAGTTGTTTTTCAG GCCTATGGAGAAAGGAACTATCACATATTTTATCAACTGTGTGCCTCCTCACATTTACCAGAGTTCCAAAACTTCAAATTAG GTGGTGCAGATGATTTCCATTGCACTAACCAGGGTCAGAATCCAGTCATTGATGGAATCGATGATACCAAAGAGATGTGCAATACCAGGAGAGCTTTGACACTATTAG GAATCCGTGAAAGACATCAAATGGAAATGTACCAGATTCTGGCAGCTATTCTTCATCTCAGCAATGTGGAGGTGAAAAATCATTCTGAGGACAGAAGCAGCATCTCG CCCGATAATGCCCACTTAGTGGTGTTCTGTGAGTTGATGGGGGTTCCCTGTGAGGAAATGGCCCACTGGCTCTGCCACAGGAAACTCAAGGCAACCACAGAAACATACATCAAGTGCGTCTCCAAGACAAATGCAATCAATGGTCGAGACGCCCTCGCCAAGCACATCTACGCCAGACTTTTCAGCTGGATTGTTGGCTGTATAAACAATGTGCTGAAAACTGGTGTTAAACAGCACTCATTCATCGGTGTGCTGGATATTTATGG GTTTGAAACATTTGATATTAATAGCTTTGAGCAGTTTTGCATCAACTATGCCAATGAGAAGCTCCAGCAGCAGTTCAACCTG CATGTCTTCAAACTGGAGCAAGAAGAGTACATGAAAGAGCAGATTCCGTGGACACTGATTGACTTCTATGACAACCAGCCATGCATCAATCTCATCGAGGCCAACCTGGGCATCCTGGACCTTCTGGATGAGGAGTGCAAA ATGCCCCGAGGTTCCGATGGCACATGGTCCCAGAAAATGTACAGCACCCTGTTGAAGCAAAACAATCACTTTGATAAACCAAGGTTATCAAACATAGCTTTCATCATCCACCACTTTGCAGACAAG GTGGAGTACCAGAGTGACGGCTTCCTGGAGAAAAACAAGGACACAGTCAATGAGGAGCAAATACAAGTGTTACAAAACAGCAAG tttgaTTTCTTGCTGAAGCTGTTTGAAGGTAATGAAAAAACAAGTTCTACCAAAAGATCCACCCCCAGTACCTCACAGAGATGTAATAAGAAGACTGTAGGGATGCAG TTTCGACAGTCTCTACATTTACTGATGGACACACTTAATGCTACTACTCCTCACTACGTACGCTGCATTAAACCAAATGACCATAAAGAGCCGTTCAG CTTGGACCCTTTGAGGGCAGTGCAGCAGCTGCGAGCATGTGGCATCCTTGAAACAATCCGAATTTCAGCAGCAGGATTCCCATCCAG ATGGACGTACCAGGAATTCTTCAGCCGTTACAGAGTCCTTATGAAGCAAAAGGATGTGCTGCCTGATAGAAAAGAGACCTGCAGAAATGTTCTAAAAAAGCTCATCCAG GACCAGAACCTGTATAAGTTTGGTAAAAACAAGATCTTCTTCAGAGCTGGCCAGGTGGCCTACTTGGAGAAGCTGCGTTCTGAGCAGCTGCGGAGGGCTTGTGTCTGCATCCAGAAGACTATCCGCTGTTGGCTGGCACGTAAAAAATACCTGAGGATGAAGCAATCTGCCATCACCATACAGAGACACGTTCGGGGTCATCAGGCACGCTG TTATCTTCATTTTCTGAGGAGAACTAGAGCGGCTGTTGTCATTCAGCGCAATGTTCGAATGTGGTCGGCAAGGAGAAGCTACCAGAAACTACGCTCTGCTTCTGTTGTCATTCAGTGCTGCTTCAGGATGTACGCAGCCAGAAAGCTGTACTGTAAG TTATTGTATGAGCAAAAGGTTCTGGTCATCCAGAGGTGGACAAAAGGCTGGCTAGCCAGGAAGCACTATCATCGTACTCGGGCAGACATCATCCTGCTGCAGAGTTGTGTGCGACGCATGATGGCCAAGAAAGAACTGAAGAAGCTCAAAGTGGAGGCACGCTCTGTGGCGCATTTCAAGAAGCTCAACGTTGGCATGGAGAACAAGATTATGCAGTTGCAACACAAGATAGATGAGCAG CACAAAGAAGTCAGAGAGCTCAGTGAGAGGCTGAATGCTGCTGCAAAGACCCAAGAAATGGAGCGAGAACGGCACTGCAAAGAAATGGAAAACCTTCATAGATCAGAGCAAAAGGCTCGAGCTGAGGCAGAGACACTCCCTTCGCTACTGGAGCGGCTGTCCTTTCTTCAGCAGGAGCTGGAGAATACTCTCAGACAGAAGGAAGTCCTGGAAGACCAGAGAAAGATTGATCAGGAACAGACACAACTG GTGGTACGGGAGCTGAATAGGAAAAACAGCTTGCTGAGCAATGAAAAGGAAGACCTCAACAAGGTCATCCTAGAACAAACGCAACAGTTGACAG ACATTAAAGGCCAAAtggaaaacacagaaaaactaGAGAAAGAATTAATAGAAGAACGCTCCCGGTACCAAAGCctgctgaatgaacatctgcACCTAGAGGAGCTACATAAAGACCTGGCGGAAGAACTGGAAGTCAGGAAT AGttcaaggaaggaaggaaggtcaCAAAGAAGTCAGAAGCCAGAATCTAACAGCAGCAACTCCTCTGAATGCAGCCCAATCTTAGACTTGACTAATGGACAGACCAGCGCTGTGGACAAAGAG GCTGAGACCCCCTCTGCTGTGGACCTACCACTCCTTTTGAAGCTCCAGAGAAGAGTTAGAGAATTGGAGAAGCAAAAACAGTTGCTACAGTGGCAGTTAGATGAGAAGGAAGCCCAAGAGGAAAACGCAAAC GATGTGGAAGAGGAGAGAACTGTTGGCACAGCACTGCTGGATTTGGAAACACTTAAG CGTCAAGAGTTGGAGACTGAAAATAAGAGGTTGAAGCAGGACTTGAGTGAACTGCGTAAGTCACTGACCAATGAAAACAGTGAGCTGATGCCCCCTGCTGTGGGCTCTACACCTTATGGTATACTGTTGGAACAACTCACTTCTTCAAACGAGGAGCTGGAGATGCGAAAAGAGGAAGTGCTTCTTCTCCAGTCACACATAGTGCGCCAAGACGCGATGAAATATAGG GATTCTGCAATCGGGGAGTGTGTCAAATTAGAACTTGGTGACCTACACTCATTTCAAAATCTTGACAG GTCCACTGACATTCATACACTCAACGAGGATGGAGAACTGTGGCTGGCTTATGAGGGCTTGAAAGAGACCAACAG GGTTCTGGAGTATCAGATGCAAAACCTGAAAAAGCAGCACAGTGAGCGGTATGAGAAGCTGCAGGATGAGGTGAACACATTGAAGGAGGAGAAAGAGCAACAGCAGAAGTTGCTGGCTCAGACTTTGGTCCTGCCTGAAGATGCTCGCATTGAAGCAGGCCTGAAGCTTGAGATCACTCGGCTCACGAGTGAAAATCTG GAGCTCATGGTGCGACAGGACAAACAAGACAAAACTATAAGCAGTTTGAAAAAAGAGCTGCAGTTGTACATGAAAGAAGTAGAAGCGTTTAAAG TTCATCAAAAGAACACAGACCTAATGATAAACACTCCTGCCAAAGCTGTGAGTATTCCACGTAAAGAGAAAGAGTACCAGGGAATGTTGGAGTACAAGGAGGGTGACGAGAGCCGGCTAGTTAAGAATCTGGTTTTAG ATATGAGAGTCCATGGTGTCGCTGTGAGCTTCCTCCCAGGACTTCCTGCTTATATCATCTTTATGTGCCTACGATAtgctgacagtgtcaatgaagATCACAGAGTCAGCACGCTGCTCAATTCAGTTCTCTGCAGCATCAAAGCAGTCATTAAG AAGAGAGGAAGTGATTTTGTGACGTCGTCTTTCTGGTTGGCCAACACGTGTCGACTAATTCATTGTCTGAAGCAATATAGCGGCGATGAG ACATTCAAGACCCACAACACTGCAAAGCAGAATGAGCATTGCCTGACCAACTTTGAACTGACTGAGTACCAGAACGTGTTTGCTGACTTGGCGGTCCAAATTTACCGCCAGCTCATCAGAAGCATGGAGGACATCCTGCAGCCCCTCATAG TGTCAAGCATGCTGGAGCACGAGTCCATTCAGGGTGTTCTAGGGTCCAAACCAACAGGTCTGAGGAAGAGGAGCTCTAGTTCCCCAGAGGAAGAGGCTGTTACAGTGGAAGTCCTCCTGCAGCAACTTGGACAGTGGCACACCACCATGTGTCAGCATGGGTTGGACTCTGACCTCATTAAACAAGTCGTCCGGCAGCAGTTTTATGTCATATGTGCCATCAGCCTGAATCACCTGCTTCTAAGGAAGGACATGTGCTCCTGGAGTAAAGGCCTGCAGATCAG GTACAATGTCTGGCAGTTGGAGGAGTGGCTGGTGGAGCGGGAGCTGTCTGACTATGGTGCCAAGGAGTCGTTGGAACCTCTTGTACAGGCCGCACAGCTTTTGCAGGTCAAGAAGAAGACCGAGGCTGACGCTGAGGCTATTTGCAGCATGTGCACAGGCCTCACGACTGCACAG ATTGTTAAAGTGTTGACCCTCTACACGCCAGTGATTGAGT
- the LOC129181482 gene encoding unconventional myosin-Va-like isoform X1, which translates to MAGTELYTKHALVWLPDAVEVWKSAKLVKDYSPGDQTLFLQLEDGTEVQYQIDLRTNNLPPLRNPSILVGENDLTALSYLNEPAVLHNIKVRFIDSKLIYTYCGIVLVAVNPYESLPIYEADIIHAYSGQNMADMDPHIFAVAEEAYKQMARDQQNQSIIVSGESGAGKTVSAKYAMRYFATVSGSSGEADIEERVLASNPIMEALGNAKTTRNDNSSRFGKYIEIGFDKKYRITGAHMRTYLLEKSRVVFQAYGERNYHIFYQLCASSHLPEFQNFKLGGADDFHCTNQGQNPVIDGIDDTKEMCNTRRALTLLDSCIEFFVGIRERHQMEMYQILAAILHLSNVEVKNHSEDRSSISPDNAHLVVFCELMGVPCEEMAHWLCHRKLKATTETYIKCVSKTNAINGRDALAKHIYARLFSWIVGCINNVLKTGVKQHSFIGVLDIYGFETFDINSFEQFCINYANEKLQQQFNLHVFKLEQEEYMKEQIPWTLIDFYDNQPCINLIEANLGILDLLDEECKMPRGSDGTWSQKMYSTLLKQNNHFDKPRLSNIAFIIHHFADKVEYQSDGFLEKNKDTVNEEQIQVLQNSKFDFLLKLFEGNEKTSSTKRSTPSTSQRCNKKTVGMQFRQSLHLLMDTLNATTPHYVRCIKPNDHKEPFSLDPLRAVQQLRACGILETIRISAAGFPSRWTYQEFFSRYRVLMKQKDVLPDRKETCRNVLKKLIQDQNLYKFGKNKIFFRAGQVAYLEKLRSEQLRRACVCIQKTIRCWLARKKYLRMKQSAITIQRHVRGHQARCYLHFLRRTRAAVVIQRNVRMWSARRSYQKLRSASVVIQCCFRMYAARKLYCKLLYEQKVLVIQRWTKGWLARKHYHRTRADIILLQSCVRRMMAKKELKKLKVEARSVAHFKKLNVGMENKIMQLQHKIDEQHKEVRELSERLNAAAKTQEMERERHCKEMENLHRSEQKARAEAETLPSLLERLSFLQQELENTLRQKEVLEDQRKIDQEQTQLVVRELNRKNSLLSNEKEDLNKVILEQTQQLTDIKGQMENTEKLEKELIEERSRYQSLLNEHLHLEELHKDLAEELEVRNSSRKEGRSQRSQKPESNSSNSSECSPILDLTNGQTSAVDKEAETPSAVDLPLLLKLQRRVRELEKQKQLLQWQLDEKEAQEENANDVEEERTVGTALLDLETLKRQELETENKRLKQDLSELRKSLTNENSELMPPAVGSTPYGILLEQLTSSNEELEMRKEEVLLLQSHIVRQDAMKYRDSAIGECVKLELGDLHSFQNLDRSTDIHTLNEDGELWLAYEGLKETNRVLEYQMQNLKKQHSERYEKLQDEVNTLKEEKEQQQKLLAQTLVLPEDARIEAGLKLEITRLTSENLELMVRQDKQDKTISSLKKELQLYMKEVEAFKVHQKNTDLMINTPAKAVSIPRKEKEYQGMLEYKEGDESRLVKNLVLDMRVHGVAVSFLPGLPAYIIFMCLRYADSVNEDHRVSTLLNSVLCSIKAVIKKRGSDFVTSSFWLANTCRLIHCLKQYSGDETFKTHNTAKQNEHCLTNFELTEYQNVFADLAVQIYRQLIRSMEDILQPLIVSSMLEHESIQGVLGSKPTGLRKRSSSSPEEEAVTVEVLLQQLGQWHTTMCQHGLDSDLIKQVVRQQFYVICAISLNHLLLRKDMCSWSKGLQIRYNVWQLEEWLVERELSDYGAKESLEPLVQAAQLLQVKKKTEADAEAICSMCTGLTTAQIVKVLTLYTPVIEFEERVTTTFITTIKNILKDRGESSTLMMDAKKIFSVTLSFSPSSVALETIQIPTTLNLDFLHRI; encoded by the exons gAGGTGCAGTACCAAATAGACCTCCGAACAAACAACCTCCCACCGCTAAGAAACCCCAGCATCCTGGTGGGGGAAAACGACCTCACAGCTCTCAGCTATCTCAATGAACCGGCAGTCTTACACAACATCAAAGTGCGCTTCATCGACTCCAAGTTGATTTACACGTACTGTG GCATTGTTCTTGTCGCCGTCAATCCTTATGAAAGCCTGCCTATCTATGAGGCTGACATCATCCATGCCTATAGTGGGCAGAACATGGCCGACATGGACCCCCATATATTTGCAGTGGCTGAGGAAGCATACAAGCAGATGGCCAG AGATCAACAGAACCAGTCTATCATTGTGAGCGGTGAGTCGGGAGCTGGCAAAACTGTCTCGGCTAAGTATGCCATGCGTTACTTTGCTACAGTCAGCGGCTCCTCTGGTGAGGCTGATATTGAGGAGAGAGTCTTGGCCTCCAATCCTATCATGGAG GCTCTTGGGAATGCCAAAACAACCAGGAATGACAACAGCAGTCGCTTTGGGAAGTACATCGAAATCGGGTTTGATAAAAAATATCGCATAACTGGGGCTCACATGAGGACCTATTTATTAGAAAAATCAAGAGTTGTTTTTCAG GCCTATGGAGAAAGGAACTATCACATATTTTATCAACTGTGTGCCTCCTCACATTTACCAGAGTTCCAAAACTTCAAATTAG GTGGTGCAGATGATTTCCATTGCACTAACCAGGGTCAGAATCCAGTCATTGATGGAATCGATGATACCAAAGAGATGTGCAATACCAGGAGAGCTTTGACACTATTAG ACTCTTGTATTGAGTTCTTTGTAGGAATCCGTGAAAGACATCAAATGGAAATGTACCAGATTCTGGCAGCTATTCTTCATCTCAGCAATGTGGAGGTGAAAAATCATTCTGAGGACAGAAGCAGCATCTCG CCCGATAATGCCCACTTAGTGGTGTTCTGTGAGTTGATGGGGGTTCCCTGTGAGGAAATGGCCCACTGGCTCTGCCACAGGAAACTCAAGGCAACCACAGAAACATACATCAAGTGCGTCTCCAAGACAAATGCAATCAATGGTCGAGACGCCCTCGCCAAGCACATCTACGCCAGACTTTTCAGCTGGATTGTTGGCTGTATAAACAATGTGCTGAAAACTGGTGTTAAACAGCACTCATTCATCGGTGTGCTGGATATTTATGG GTTTGAAACATTTGATATTAATAGCTTTGAGCAGTTTTGCATCAACTATGCCAATGAGAAGCTCCAGCAGCAGTTCAACCTG CATGTCTTCAAACTGGAGCAAGAAGAGTACATGAAAGAGCAGATTCCGTGGACACTGATTGACTTCTATGACAACCAGCCATGCATCAATCTCATCGAGGCCAACCTGGGCATCCTGGACCTTCTGGATGAGGAGTGCAAA ATGCCCCGAGGTTCCGATGGCACATGGTCCCAGAAAATGTACAGCACCCTGTTGAAGCAAAACAATCACTTTGATAAACCAAGGTTATCAAACATAGCTTTCATCATCCACCACTTTGCAGACAAG GTGGAGTACCAGAGTGACGGCTTCCTGGAGAAAAACAAGGACACAGTCAATGAGGAGCAAATACAAGTGTTACAAAACAGCAAG tttgaTTTCTTGCTGAAGCTGTTTGAAGGTAATGAAAAAACAAGTTCTACCAAAAGATCCACCCCCAGTACCTCACAGAGATGTAATAAGAAGACTGTAGGGATGCAG TTTCGACAGTCTCTACATTTACTGATGGACACACTTAATGCTACTACTCCTCACTACGTACGCTGCATTAAACCAAATGACCATAAAGAGCCGTTCAG CTTGGACCCTTTGAGGGCAGTGCAGCAGCTGCGAGCATGTGGCATCCTTGAAACAATCCGAATTTCAGCAGCAGGATTCCCATCCAG ATGGACGTACCAGGAATTCTTCAGCCGTTACAGAGTCCTTATGAAGCAAAAGGATGTGCTGCCTGATAGAAAAGAGACCTGCAGAAATGTTCTAAAAAAGCTCATCCAG GACCAGAACCTGTATAAGTTTGGTAAAAACAAGATCTTCTTCAGAGCTGGCCAGGTGGCCTACTTGGAGAAGCTGCGTTCTGAGCAGCTGCGGAGGGCTTGTGTCTGCATCCAGAAGACTATCCGCTGTTGGCTGGCACGTAAAAAATACCTGAGGATGAAGCAATCTGCCATCACCATACAGAGACACGTTCGGGGTCATCAGGCACGCTG TTATCTTCATTTTCTGAGGAGAACTAGAGCGGCTGTTGTCATTCAGCGCAATGTTCGAATGTGGTCGGCAAGGAGAAGCTACCAGAAACTACGCTCTGCTTCTGTTGTCATTCAGTGCTGCTTCAGGATGTACGCAGCCAGAAAGCTGTACTGTAAG TTATTGTATGAGCAAAAGGTTCTGGTCATCCAGAGGTGGACAAAAGGCTGGCTAGCCAGGAAGCACTATCATCGTACTCGGGCAGACATCATCCTGCTGCAGAGTTGTGTGCGACGCATGATGGCCAAGAAAGAACTGAAGAAGCTCAAAGTGGAGGCACGCTCTGTGGCGCATTTCAAGAAGCTCAACGTTGGCATGGAGAACAAGATTATGCAGTTGCAACACAAGATAGATGAGCAG CACAAAGAAGTCAGAGAGCTCAGTGAGAGGCTGAATGCTGCTGCAAAGACCCAAGAAATGGAGCGAGAACGGCACTGCAAAGAAATGGAAAACCTTCATAGATCAGAGCAAAAGGCTCGAGCTGAGGCAGAGACACTCCCTTCGCTACTGGAGCGGCTGTCCTTTCTTCAGCAGGAGCTGGAGAATACTCTCAGACAGAAGGAAGTCCTGGAAGACCAGAGAAAGATTGATCAGGAACAGACACAACTG GTGGTACGGGAGCTGAATAGGAAAAACAGCTTGCTGAGCAATGAAAAGGAAGACCTCAACAAGGTCATCCTAGAACAAACGCAACAGTTGACAG ACATTAAAGGCCAAAtggaaaacacagaaaaactaGAGAAAGAATTAATAGAAGAACGCTCCCGGTACCAAAGCctgctgaatgaacatctgcACCTAGAGGAGCTACATAAAGACCTGGCGGAAGAACTGGAAGTCAGGAAT AGttcaaggaaggaaggaaggtcaCAAAGAAGTCAGAAGCCAGAATCTAACAGCAGCAACTCCTCTGAATGCAGCCCAATCTTAGACTTGACTAATGGACAGACCAGCGCTGTGGACAAAGAG GCTGAGACCCCCTCTGCTGTGGACCTACCACTCCTTTTGAAGCTCCAGAGAAGAGTTAGAGAATTGGAGAAGCAAAAACAGTTGCTACAGTGGCAGTTAGATGAGAAGGAAGCCCAAGAGGAAAACGCAAAC GATGTGGAAGAGGAGAGAACTGTTGGCACAGCACTGCTGGATTTGGAAACACTTAAG CGTCAAGAGTTGGAGACTGAAAATAAGAGGTTGAAGCAGGACTTGAGTGAACTGCGTAAGTCACTGACCAATGAAAACAGTGAGCTGATGCCCCCTGCTGTGGGCTCTACACCTTATGGTATACTGTTGGAACAACTCACTTCTTCAAACGAGGAGCTGGAGATGCGAAAAGAGGAAGTGCTTCTTCTCCAGTCACACATAGTGCGCCAAGACGCGATGAAATATAGG GATTCTGCAATCGGGGAGTGTGTCAAATTAGAACTTGGTGACCTACACTCATTTCAAAATCTTGACAG GTCCACTGACATTCATACACTCAACGAGGATGGAGAACTGTGGCTGGCTTATGAGGGCTTGAAAGAGACCAACAG GGTTCTGGAGTATCAGATGCAAAACCTGAAAAAGCAGCACAGTGAGCGGTATGAGAAGCTGCAGGATGAGGTGAACACATTGAAGGAGGAGAAAGAGCAACAGCAGAAGTTGCTGGCTCAGACTTTGGTCCTGCCTGAAGATGCTCGCATTGAAGCAGGCCTGAAGCTTGAGATCACTCGGCTCACGAGTGAAAATCTG GAGCTCATGGTGCGACAGGACAAACAAGACAAAACTATAAGCAGTTTGAAAAAAGAGCTGCAGTTGTACATGAAAGAAGTAGAAGCGTTTAAAG TTCATCAAAAGAACACAGACCTAATGATAAACACTCCTGCCAAAGCTGTGAGTATTCCACGTAAAGAGAAAGAGTACCAGGGAATGTTGGAGTACAAGGAGGGTGACGAGAGCCGGCTAGTTAAGAATCTGGTTTTAG ATATGAGAGTCCATGGTGTCGCTGTGAGCTTCCTCCCAGGACTTCCTGCTTATATCATCTTTATGTGCCTACGATAtgctgacagtgtcaatgaagATCACAGAGTCAGCACGCTGCTCAATTCAGTTCTCTGCAGCATCAAAGCAGTCATTAAG AAGAGAGGAAGTGATTTTGTGACGTCGTCTTTCTGGTTGGCCAACACGTGTCGACTAATTCATTGTCTGAAGCAATATAGCGGCGATGAG ACATTCAAGACCCACAACACTGCAAAGCAGAATGAGCATTGCCTGACCAACTTTGAACTGACTGAGTACCAGAACGTGTTTGCTGACTTGGCGGTCCAAATTTACCGCCAGCTCATCAGAAGCATGGAGGACATCCTGCAGCCCCTCATAG TGTCAAGCATGCTGGAGCACGAGTCCATTCAGGGTGTTCTAGGGTCCAAACCAACAGGTCTGAGGAAGAGGAGCTCTAGTTCCCCAGAGGAAGAGGCTGTTACAGTGGAAGTCCTCCTGCAGCAACTTGGACAGTGGCACACCACCATGTGTCAGCATGGGTTGGACTCTGACCTCATTAAACAAGTCGTCCGGCAGCAGTTTTATGTCATATGTGCCATCAGCCTGAATCACCTGCTTCTAAGGAAGGACATGTGCTCCTGGAGTAAAGGCCTGCAGATCAG GTACAATGTCTGGCAGTTGGAGGAGTGGCTGGTGGAGCGGGAGCTGTCTGACTATGGTGCCAAGGAGTCGTTGGAACCTCTTGTACAGGCCGCACAGCTTTTGCAGGTCAAGAAGAAGACCGAGGCTGACGCTGAGGCTATTTGCAGCATGTGCACAGGCCTCACGACTGCACAG ATTGTTAAAGTGTTGACCCTCTACACGCCAGTGATTGAGT